A genomic stretch from Gammaproteobacteria bacterium includes:
- a CDS encoding leucyl aminopeptidase family protein gives MKIQLKQYLSAISNEQADVLDTLTFLVSDSDNPTDWGRFPYKKVVTQRFRRAQKRHAVTKPFTTDLPNDKGTRVSFWRIKTDLSTFETLSLARKIAQQALAQGSETVSIQLQKLPVAAHRPLVDALISALYAANWPITSFKSGKKDKKSAKRLHIYGLKKRIDTKQTVATSEGTNIARDLTQLPPNVLTPGEYRKRIRKLATQFGWQHKFYGKTQLEQKKAGAFVAVLEASDKPTGGLVHLRYQPSRRPKKTLALIGKGLCYDTGGINLKPAKFMYGMHEDMAGSAVALGTLIALSRLKVDYAIDCYLALAVNDIGPNGYRPNDVITASNGTTIEIVHTDAEGRMVLADTLAIASKAKPDLMIDYATLTGSCVAALGTTYSGAFSNREEFHNDVIAAGKKSGERVWPFPQDKDFDAALHSKIADIKQCTVGGGPDHILAARFLNRFVDKNVPWLHIDLAASNNKSGLAHMPTATTGFGVRFTVDLLQSKVFNR, from the coding sequence ATGAAAATTCAATTAAAACAATATCTAAGCGCAATCAGCAATGAACAAGCTGATGTGCTCGACACACTGACCTTTCTTGTTAGCGATAGCGACAACCCGACTGATTGGGGGCGCTTTCCATACAAAAAAGTGGTTACCCAGCGTTTTCGTCGTGCACAAAAACGTCATGCGGTGACCAAGCCGTTTACCACCGACCTGCCCAACGACAAGGGCACTCGGGTCTCATTCTGGCGTATTAAAACTGATCTCAGTACCTTTGAAACCCTGAGCTTAGCCCGTAAAATCGCTCAGCAAGCCCTGGCTCAAGGCAGCGAAACCGTCAGCATTCAATTACAAAAGCTGCCTGTCGCCGCCCACAGGCCCTTGGTTGATGCACTGATTTCAGCACTTTATGCTGCGAATTGGCCGATAACGTCGTTTAAAAGTGGCAAAAAAGACAAAAAATCGGCGAAACGCCTACATATTTATGGCCTTAAAAAACGTATCGATACAAAACAGACCGTAGCAACCTCTGAAGGTACTAATATCGCTCGCGATTTAACCCAGCTACCGCCTAATGTATTAACCCCCGGCGAATACCGCAAACGCATTCGCAAGCTTGCCACGCAGTTTGGCTGGCAACATAAATTTTATGGCAAAACCCAGCTGGAACAGAAAAAAGCCGGTGCCTTTGTCGCGGTACTTGAAGCCAGCGACAAACCAACAGGTGGTTTAGTCCACTTACGCTACCAGCCCAGCCGACGGCCAAAGAAAACACTGGCCTTAATCGGCAAAGGCCTGTGCTACGACACCGGTGGTATCAACCTTAAACCGGCCAAGTTTATGTATGGTATGCATGAAGATATGGCAGGCAGCGCCGTCGCACTGGGCACCCTGATCGCGCTAAGCCGACTAAAAGTCGATTACGCTATCGACTGCTATCTGGCTCTCGCTGTTAACGATATTGGCCCAAACGGCTATCGCCCTAATGATGTCATTACGGCCAGCAATGGCACCACCATTGAAATTGTCCATACCGATGCCGAGGGGCGTATGGTGCTGGCCGACACCCTGGCCATTGCCAGCAAAGCCAAACCGGATTTAATGATCGACTACGCGACATTAACCGGCTCCTGTGTGGCCGCACTGGGCACCACTTATTCAGGTGCCTTTAGCAACCGCGAAGAGTTTCACAACGATGTTATTGCTGCGGGCAAAAAATCTGGCGAACGTGTTTGGCCCTTCCCGCAAGACAAGGATTTTGACGCAGCACTTCACAGTAAAATCGCTGACATCAAACAATGTACCGTTGGCGGTGGCCCTGACCATATTCTCGCTGCACGCTTTTTAAATCGCTTTGTTGATAAAAACGTCCCGTGGTTGCACATTGATTTAGCCGCAAGCAACAACAAAAGCGGTCTTGCCCATATGCCCACTGCAACGACCGGCTTTGGCGTACGCTTCACCGTCGATTTATTGCAGAGTAAAGTGTTTAATCGCTAA
- the pdhA gene encoding pyruvate dehydrogenase (acetyl-transferring) E1 component subunit alpha, with amino-acid sequence MLSTDDKKRLLQEMLFARRFEEACYQGAQERKIGGFVHLYPGQEACAHGVLEAARPGRDYAITGYRDHIHAIKCGADPKAVMAELFGKETGSSKGRGGSMHIFDVEHRFMGGYSLVGGPFPLATGIAKGIQLKGDDDISICFLGDAANNQGTFHESLNMASIWKLPVLYICENNLYGIGTRIDRSTSELDQYKRAAVYNIPSAQADGQDIETVHAAAKIAVDHVRSGRGPYFLELMTYRYRGHSMSDSNSYRDDKEEAKWAKRDPVKILRDRLIESGDISMDEYKALDKKLIAEIDDEIIKFAEDSPQPLVADLEKYVLADNDPYVSGGTS; translated from the coding sequence ATGTTAAGCACCGACGACAAAAAACGGCTGCTGCAAGAGATGCTATTTGCCCGCCGCTTTGAAGAAGCCTGTTATCAAGGAGCGCAAGAGCGCAAGATTGGCGGCTTCGTCCATCTCTACCCAGGCCAGGAAGCCTGCGCGCACGGCGTTTTAGAAGCAGCACGTCCGGGTCGCGATTACGCGATCACCGGGTATCGCGATCATATTCACGCCATTAAATGTGGTGCTGATCCTAAAGCAGTGATGGCCGAGCTATTTGGTAAAGAAACTGGCAGTAGTAAGGGCCGTGGTGGCTCCATGCATATTTTTGATGTTGAACACCGCTTTATGGGTGGCTATTCGCTGGTCGGCGGCCCCTTTCCCTTAGCAACAGGTATTGCCAAAGGCATTCAGCTCAAAGGCGATGACGATATTTCCATCTGTTTTTTGGGTGATGCGGCCAATAACCAGGGCACCTTCCACGAGTCTTTAAATATGGCCTCAATCTGGAAGTTACCCGTGCTATATATTTGTGAGAACAATCTCTATGGTATCGGCACACGTATAGATCGTTCGACGTCAGAACTTGATCAGTACAAACGTGCTGCAGTTTACAACATTCCTTCTGCGCAGGCCGATGGCCAGGATATTGAGACGGTTCACGCGGCAGCTAAAATCGCCGTTGATCATGTGCGCAGTGGTAGGGGCCCGTATTTTCTTGAGCTGATGACCTATCGCTATCGTGGTCACTCCATGTCTGACTCCAATTCCTACCGTGATGACAAAGAAGAGGCCAAATGGGCCAAGCGTGACCCGGTTAAAATTTTGCGTGATCGCTTGATTGAATCTGGTGATATCTCTATGGATGAATACAAGGCCCTGGATAAGAAACTCATTGCTGAAATCGATGACGAGATTATCAAGTTTGCCGAGGATTCTCCGCAACCGCTGGTGGCTGATCTTGAAAAATATGTGTTAGCCGACAATGACCCTTACGTAAGCGGAGGCACGAGCTAA
- a CDS encoding FAD-dependent oxidoreductase, whose translation MADPYSIKMPQLSDTMTEGVLVSWEKELGAKVERGDIVATVETDKAIMDVEVFKEGYLSGPLAEVDATVEVGAAIAYIVTDESEITNETAPASGVEVAAVPVEPAPTTLSDPANALLTITMPQLSDTMTEGIVVSWEKELGSQVSRGDIVATVETDKAIMDVEVFKDGYLSGPMAEIDSVIAVGDAMAYLVENKSDVEQALFSTSSSGAAKSNDVSDAVVLAKKAATPIYSGSAAPASRPHNGSATPYARKVAGGMQVDLNRVHGSGPAGVIQAADVQQAASSGTATAVSGLAQVDVPGVGRPMNAMEKAIAQSMSSSIGIPDFRVTVDTQPVKLIAAAKKAGISVTVAIAKACALAMKAHPSMNWAYKSGDQIIERDNVDIGMAVSVEGGLVVPVLRNCESRSLEELNADWQDLVSRSRARRLAPAEYANPTFMISNMGMMGVKYFDAIVTPGMAGILAISSPGPDGMPLTITGDHRVVNGANVAQYLNTLKTTIEQPETWLESTMGSAIPEGDWDYDVVVIGGGPGGEDCARDLTEHGLKVAMINDSKFPGGECLWRGCIPSKAWRAAADKLRDRAHDAHLGITGTDKGQLVWADMEKTRRGILETRGEMAYKTDIGVKIKYIHGQGGFVSDHVIRVDSSTNNDDPHIRPDQSVGDKGKEISFGCAVIATGAPPFIPPIGGAAEGLKNGGVLTSDTVWALDKVPKKLVVIGGGAIGVEMAQIFQDFGSEVTLLEAQDRILVEVEDEIAKTLTGILNDDPRLTIQTSVKVVEITGKPGKMSIKFVDAEGIEHKTACDYVIMATGKRPVLEPLHLDKSGVASDRSVITVDKTGRTSASHIFAVGDVIGGLMLAHTAGQQGRVAAQTILGERAAYDEAKDCGVIFSRPQAGFVGLSVAQAKAKGMDAVEVKMPMSIDAKAMITGETLGLIKIVADKTTQKIIGVHFLADHTDTLIGEAVMMVAGEMTLSQVGNAIHPHPTQTEMFGEMARRLLSRLRRSARRKK comes from the coding sequence ATGGCCGATCCCTATAGCATAAAAATGCCACAACTATCAGACACCATGACAGAAGGTGTCCTGGTTAGTTGGGAAAAAGAACTCGGCGCTAAAGTCGAGCGTGGCGACATTGTTGCCACTGTTGAGACCGACAAAGCCATTATGGATGTCGAAGTCTTTAAAGAAGGCTATTTGTCAGGACCATTAGCAGAAGTCGATGCCACAGTTGAAGTTGGTGCTGCGATTGCTTATATCGTTACTGATGAATCTGAAATCACTAATGAGACTGCACCAGCATCGGGTGTAGAGGTTGCAGCAGTACCAGTAGAGCCTGCACCTACTACACTATCTGACCCAGCGAATGCGTTATTAACGATTACTATGCCGCAGCTTTCAGACACCATGACTGAAGGTATCGTAGTGAGCTGGGAAAAAGAGCTTGGCTCGCAAGTATCACGTGGTGACATTGTCGCAACCGTTGAGACTGACAAAGCCATCATGGACGTCGAAGTCTTTAAAGATGGTTATCTTTCAGGGCCTATGGCAGAAATCGATAGTGTTATTGCCGTTGGCGATGCTATGGCCTATTTGGTTGAAAATAAAAGCGATGTTGAGCAAGCATTATTTTCAACGTCATCGTCAGGTGCAGCAAAATCGAATGATGTCTCTGACGCTGTTGTACTAGCCAAGAAGGCAGCCACTCCAATCTATTCAGGTTCGGCCGCACCCGCATCACGACCGCACAACGGTAGTGCTACCCCGTATGCACGTAAGGTTGCAGGCGGTATGCAGGTCGATTTAAATCGAGTGCATGGTAGCGGCCCGGCTGGTGTTATCCAGGCTGCCGATGTACAACAAGCTGCAAGCAGCGGCACAGCGACAGCCGTTTCTGGGCTTGCGCAAGTCGATGTACCGGGTGTTGGGCGCCCTATGAACGCCATGGAAAAAGCCATAGCGCAATCCATGAGCAGTTCAATTGGTATTCCCGATTTTCGCGTTACTGTTGACACGCAGCCTGTCAAACTCATTGCTGCGGCTAAAAAGGCGGGGATCTCAGTTACCGTCGCCATTGCTAAAGCCTGCGCCTTGGCAATGAAAGCACATCCATCAATGAACTGGGCCTATAAATCTGGTGATCAAATTATTGAACGTGATAACGTCGATATTGGCATGGCAGTCTCGGTTGAAGGCGGCCTTGTCGTTCCGGTATTACGCAATTGCGAAAGTCGTTCACTAGAAGAATTAAATGCTGACTGGCAAGATCTCGTTAGTCGTTCTCGCGCACGTCGTTTAGCACCAGCTGAATATGCTAACCCGACTTTTATGATTTCTAATATGGGTATGATGGGCGTTAAGTATTTTGATGCCATTGTTACCCCGGGCATGGCGGGAATACTGGCGATATCCAGCCCAGGCCCTGACGGCATGCCGCTGACCATTACCGGTGATCATCGTGTTGTCAACGGTGCCAATGTCGCACAATATTTAAATACGCTTAAAACAACTATCGAACAACCTGAAACATGGCTGGAATCAACTATGGGTTCTGCAATACCAGAAGGTGATTGGGATTACGATGTTGTCGTAATCGGTGGCGGCCCCGGCGGCGAAGACTGCGCGCGTGATTTAACCGAGCATGGCTTAAAAGTCGCTATGATCAACGATTCTAAATTCCCTGGCGGTGAATGCCTCTGGCGTGGCTGTATTCCCTCAAAGGCATGGCGAGCTGCGGCAGATAAATTGCGCGACAGAGCGCACGACGCACACTTAGGCATTACCGGTACCGACAAAGGTCAATTGGTTTGGGCTGATATGGAAAAAACTCGTCGCGGCATACTCGAAACCCGCGGTGAAATGGCCTATAAAACCGATATCGGTGTCAAAATTAAATACATTCACGGGCAAGGCGGTTTTGTTTCCGATCATGTTATCCGTGTTGATAGCTCAACCAACAATGATGACCCTCATATCCGTCCAGATCAAAGTGTTGGTGATAAGGGTAAAGAAATTAGCTTTGGTTGCGCTGTTATTGCCACCGGCGCACCGCCGTTTATACCGCCTATTGGTGGTGCGGCAGAAGGCTTGAAAAACGGTGGTGTATTGACCTCTGATACCGTTTGGGCCTTGGATAAAGTACCGAAGAAATTAGTCGTTATCGGTGGCGGCGCTATTGGCGTTGAAATGGCGCAGATATTCCAGGACTTTGGCAGCGAAGTGACCTTGCTCGAAGCACAAGATCGTATTCTCGTCGAAGTTGAAGATGAGATTGCCAAGACCCTAACCGGTATTTTGAATGATGACCCGCGTCTGACTATTCAAACCTCAGTCAAGGTGGTAGAAATTACCGGCAAGCCTGGAAAAATGAGTATCAAGTTTGTCGATGCTGAAGGTATCGAGCATAAAACCGCCTGTGATTACGTCATCATGGCAACAGGCAAGCGTCCAGTGCTGGAGCCGCTTCATCTTGATAAGAGTGGCGTTGCTTCAGATCGCAGTGTTATTACGGTCGATAAAACCGGCCGCACCAGTGCCAGTCACATTTTCGCCGTTGGTGATGTCATCGGTGGTTTAATGCTCGCTCATACTGCCGGCCAACAAGGTCGTGTTGCAGCACAAACTATTTTGGGTGAAAGAGCTGCTTACGATGAAGCCAAAGACTGTGGTGTCATCTTCTCGCGTCCACAAGCCGGCTTTGTTGGTTTATCTGTTGCCCAGGCTAAAGCTAAAGGTATGGATGCAGTCGAAGTAAAAATGCCCATGAGCATTGATGCCAAGGCCATGATTACCGGCGAGACATTGGGCCTCATTAAAATCGTCGCCGACAAAACCACGCAAAAAATCATCGGTGTACATTTCCTTGCTGACCATACTGACACGCTGATTGGCGAAGCTGTCATGATGGTGGCTGGTGAAATGACCTTGAGTCAGGTCGGTAATGCGATACATCCGCACCCAACACAAACCGAAATGTTTGGTGAGATGGCACGTCGTTTGTTGTCGCGTCTACGTCGTAGTGCCCGACGTAAAAAGTAA
- a CDS encoding argininosuccinate synthase, with protein sequence MSKINKVVLAYSGGLDTSVILQWLRDTYDCEVVTFTADIGQGEEVEPARAKAQQLDVKEIYIDDLREEFVRDFVFPMFRSNAVYEGEYLLGTSIARPLIAKRQIEIANETGADAVSHGATGKGNDQVRFELGYYGLRSDIKVIAPWREWDLNSREDLMKYAKNHGIPIERKQGKKSPYSMDANALHISYEGGILEDPAAEPEADMWRWSVSPEKALDQAQYIELDYKQGDAVAIDGVAMTPYAVLAKLNEIGGQHGIGRLDIVENRYVGMKSRGCYETPGGTILLKGHRAIESITLDREVAHLKDELMPRYASLIYNGYWWSPEREMMQTMIDASQQRVNGRVRIKLYKGNVIVVGRESATDSLYSPSIVTFEDDGGAYTQADAHGFIKLNALRLALRQKK encoded by the coding sequence ATGAGCAAAATTAATAAAGTGGTGCTCGCCTATTCCGGTGGTCTCGATACCTCCGTTATTCTGCAATGGTTACGTGATACTTACGATTGTGAAGTGGTCACCTTTACCGCTGACATTGGCCAAGGCGAAGAAGTGGAGCCCGCGCGTGCCAAGGCGCAACAGCTCGATGTCAAAGAAATCTATATCGACGATCTACGTGAAGAATTCGTTCGTGATTTTGTCTTTCCCATGTTTCGTTCTAACGCAGTGTATGAAGGTGAATACCTGTTAGGCACCTCGATTGCGCGGCCACTCATTGCCAAACGCCAAATCGAAATCGCCAATGAAACTGGTGCCGATGCCGTATCACATGGCGCTACCGGCAAGGGTAACGATCAAGTGCGTTTTGAGCTGGGTTATTATGGCCTGCGTTCAGATATTAAAGTCATTGCACCGTGGCGCGAGTGGGATTTGAATTCACGCGAAGACTTGATGAAGTATGCTAAAAATCATGGTATTCCTATCGAGCGTAAGCAAGGCAAGAAATCCCCGTATTCCATGGATGCCAATGCCCTGCATATTTCTTATGAAGGCGGCATTCTCGAAGACCCGGCTGCTGAACCAGAAGCAGACATGTGGCGCTGGAGTGTTTCACCTGAAAAGGCGCTAGACCAAGCGCAATATATTGAACTCGATTATAAACAAGGTGATGCCGTCGCCATTGATGGTGTCGCCATGACACCTTACGCGGTGCTAGCCAAGCTCAATGAGATTGGCGGCCAACACGGTATTGGTCGTTTAGACATCGTAGAAAATCGCTATGTCGGCATGAAGTCACGCGGCTGTTATGAAACCCCCGGTGGCACCATTTTATTAAAAGGTCATCGCGCTATTGAATCCATCACCCTGGATCGTGAAGTCGCCCATCTTAAAGATGAGCTCATGCCACGCTATGCCAGCCTAATCTATAACGGTTACTGGTGGTCACCCGAGCGTGAAATGATGCAAACCATGATCGATGCCTCGCAACAACGTGTTAATGGCCGCGTTCGCATCAAACTCTACAAAGGCAATGTTATTGTTGTTGGCAGAGAATCTGCAACGGATAGTCTCTATAGCCCGAGCATTGTTACTTTTGAGGATGATGGTGGTGCCTATACGCAAGCGGATGCACATGGCTTTATTAAGTTGAATGCGTTGAGATTAGCGTTGAGACAGAAAAAATAA
- a CDS encoding FxsA family protein — protein sequence MKKVNGIEVSEDIKEKLETSALSSREAEKLKHFAFTAVFYIACLLVAVPDIVTDILGILLVIPFISNYVIKSQTNKAFKNLTASYE from the coding sequence ATAAAAAAAGTAAATGGAATAGAAGTTTCAGAAGATATAAAAGAAAAACTAGAGACATCTGCATTGTCTTCAAGAGAAGCAGAAAAATTAAAGCATTTTGCTTTTACAGCAGTATTTTATATTGCGTGCTTACTTGTAGCAGTTCCAGACATTGTAACTGACATACTTGGCATCCTCTTAGTCATACCCTTTATTAGTAATTACGTTATCAAATCACAAACAAATAAAGCATTTAAAAATCTCACGGCATCCTATGAGTAA
- a CDS encoding DNA-3-methyladenine glycosylase I — MHTFATILARAEKRKGGSKKLKKLLKSVLSKKQLTQKGDDRFLAMMARAINQAGFNWTVIANKWPQFEQAFFGFDIKTLGCMPPERWEEYLKDKRVVRHWLKIKAVMENTYFIQGIVREHGSFAQFIAEWPENDQVGLMAYLKKHGSRLGGNSGQWFMRYVGKDCFVLSQDVVTAVQNAGVDVADKPASKRDLAKIQHAFNEWHEETGLPYTHLSQIAGFSIGTNYDNDFIQGEMEKFFVD, encoded by the coding sequence ATGCATACCTTCGCAACCATTCTAGCGCGTGCTGAAAAGCGAAAAGGTGGCTCTAAGAAGCTTAAAAAGCTGCTTAAGTCTGTCTTATCAAAAAAACAACTGACACAAAAAGGCGATGATCGTTTTCTTGCGATGATGGCGCGGGCGATTAATCAGGCAGGATTTAATTGGACGGTGATTGCTAATAAATGGCCGCAGTTTGAACAGGCGTTTTTTGGTTTTGATATTAAGACGCTAGGCTGTATGCCACCAGAGAGGTGGGAGGAATATCTTAAGGATAAACGGGTTGTGCGTCATTGGCTAAAGATTAAGGCGGTGATGGAGAACACCTATTTCATTCAGGGAATTGTCAGAGAGCATGGCAGCTTTGCACAATTTATTGCTGAATGGCCTGAAAATGACCAGGTGGGCTTGATGGCTTATTTAAAAAAACACGGTTCGCGCCTAGGCGGTAATAGTGGGCAATGGTTTATGCGTTATGTGGGTAAAGATTGTTTTGTCTTATCGCAAGACGTAGTCACCGCAGTTCAGAATGCTGGTGTTGATGTTGCCGATAAGCCAGCGTCAAAACGTGATCTGGCTAAAATACAGCATGCGTTTAACGAGTGGCATGAGGAAACGGGATTGCCTTATACCCATTTAAGTCAGATTGCCGGGTTTTCGATTGGCACTAACTACGACAATGATTTTATTCAGGGTGAAATGGAAAAATTTTTCGTGGATTAG
- a CDS encoding histidinol-phosphate transaminase: MTDYWSKLVHNLEPYVPGEQPKINNLIKLNTNENPYGPSPRVLDALKTEATDSLRLYPDPNSDKLRQTIADYYGVKSRQVFVGNGSDEVLAHIFQALLKHDKPILYPGITYSFYPVYCALYEIEFETIALDDSFSVNVDDYKKPNGGIIFPNPNAPTGVGLGLEAIKQLLDNNTDSVVVVDEAYIDFGGNTAIALIDQYPNLLVVQTLSKSRSLAGLRLGFAIGNEKLIEALERIKNSFNSYPIDRFASAGAIAAFEDEDHFQQTKKKIITTREKLVADLADLGFKVLPSQANFVFIRHPDNDAAALSQRLREKNIIVRHFAKPRIDQFLRITVGTDAECAALINCLKSLLS; the protein is encoded by the coding sequence ATGACCGACTACTGGAGCAAGCTCGTTCACAACCTGGAACCCTATGTTCCGGGTGAACAGCCAAAAATAAACAACCTCATTAAGCTCAACACCAATGAGAACCCCTATGGCCCATCGCCTAGAGTCTTGGATGCTTTGAAAACAGAGGCTACGGATTCATTACGTCTCTACCCTGACCCAAATTCGGATAAACTCAGACAAACTATTGCTGATTACTATGGCGTAAAATCAAGACAAGTCTTCGTCGGTAACGGCTCTGATGAAGTCTTAGCACATATCTTTCAGGCTTTGCTTAAACACGACAAACCCATTCTCTATCCCGGTATTACTTACAGCTTCTATCCAGTATATTGCGCTTTATATGAAATAGAATTTGAAACTATTGCGCTGGATGACAGTTTTAGTGTCAATGTCGATGATTACAAAAAACCAAACGGTGGCATTATCTTCCCCAATCCTAATGCCCCAACCGGCGTTGGACTTGGCTTAGAGGCTATCAAGCAACTATTGGACAACAATACTGATTCCGTTGTTGTCGTCGACGAGGCCTATATCGATTTTGGTGGCAACACCGCAATTGCACTGATCGACCAATACCCGAACCTGTTAGTCGTGCAAACGCTGTCCAAATCCCGCTCACTGGCAGGGCTACGTTTAGGCTTTGCTATAGGTAATGAAAAATTAATAGAGGCTCTGGAACGAATCAAAAATAGTTTTAACTCCTACCCTATCGATCGCTTTGCATCGGCTGGCGCCATCGCTGCCTTTGAAGACGAAGATCACTTCCAACAAACCAAGAAAAAAATTATCACTACGCGAGAAAAGTTGGTTGCCGATTTGGCAGACTTAGGCTTTAAAGTATTGCCGTCTCAAGCTAACTTTGTCTTTATCCGCCACCCTGACAATGATGCTGCCGCACTCAGCCAACGCTTACGTGAAAAAAATATTATCGTCCGACATTTCGCAAAACCACGTATTGATCAGTTTTTACGTATCACCGTGGGTACAGATGCAGAGTGTGCTGCCTTGATTAACTGCTTGAAATCACTACTGTCTTAG
- a CDS encoding DUF1841 family protein, whose amino-acid sequence MFTQDRDQLRKFFITSWQKKQNNEPMEQLETIVADIIAKHPEYQPLLAKEDAAIGREYLPEFGETNPFLHMGMHIAIYEQLSTNRPDGIRAAYQKICNKAGDEHEAEHRIMDCLGEVMWQAQRNQTEPDEQAYLIMLKEL is encoded by the coding sequence ATGTTCACCCAAGATCGCGACCAACTCAGAAAGTTTTTTATTACTTCATGGCAAAAGAAACAAAACAACGAACCTATGGAACAACTGGAAACCATTGTCGCTGACATCATTGCCAAGCACCCAGAGTACCAACCACTACTAGCAAAAGAAGACGCCGCCATCGGTCGTGAATATTTACCTGAATTTGGCGAAACCAACCCCTTTTTGCATATGGGCATGCATATCGCCATCTACGAACAACTTAGCACCAACCGCCCCGATGGCATTCGCGCGGCCTACCAAAAAATTTGCAACAAAGCTGGTGATGAACACGAAGCCGAGCATCGCATCATGGATTGCCTAGGCGAAGTCATGTGGCAGGCACAGCGAAACCAAACCGAGCCTGACGAACAAGCCTATCTAATAATGTTAAAAGAGTTGTAA
- the nth gene encoding endonuclease III, translating into MNKLKRTEIFTRWRENNPKPTTELNYSNPFELLIAVILSAQATDVGVNKATDKLYPIANTPEKIYALGEKKLKSTIKTIGLYNTKGANIIKTCKLLIDRHNSEVPNDREALEALPGVGRKTANVVLNTAFGEPTIAVDTHIFRVSNRTGIAPGKNVNEVEKKLLKFVADEFKVDAHHWLILHGRYTCIARKPRCGSCIIEDLCEYKKKTEI; encoded by the coding sequence GTGAACAAACTAAAACGTACAGAAATTTTTACACGTTGGCGTGAAAATAACCCCAAGCCAACAACAGAGCTTAATTATTCTAACCCGTTTGAGTTATTAATTGCCGTGATTCTCTCAGCCCAAGCCACCGATGTTGGCGTTAACAAAGCGACCGATAAACTCTACCCCATTGCCAACACCCCAGAAAAAATTTACGCCTTGGGCGAGAAAAAACTCAAAAGCACTATCAAAACCATTGGTTTGTATAACACCAAGGGTGCTAACATCATCAAGACCTGCAAACTATTGATCGACAGGCACAACAGCGAAGTACCCAATGATCGTGAAGCATTAGAGGCACTACCCGGCGTTGGCCGTAAAACCGCCAATGTCGTGCTCAATACCGCTTTTGGCGAACCTACCATTGCTGTTGATACCCATATTTTTCGAGTTTCAAATCGCACCGGTATTGCTCCCGGTAAAAACGTTAACGAAGTCGAGAAAAAGCTTCTCAAATTCGTTGCTGATGAATTTAAGGTTGACGCCCATCACTGGCTAATCCTGCACGGCCGTTACACCTGCATCGCTCGTAAACCTCGTTGTGGTTCTTGCATCATTGAAGACCTGTGCGAATACAAAAAAAAGACTGAAATTTAA
- a CDS encoding electron transport complex subunit E — protein sequence MSQTRKIINDGLWTNNPALVQVLGLCPLLAVSSTVINALGMGLATILTLVASNLTVSLIRNQIRPEIRIPIFVLIIAAVVTTIELSMNAFFHELYLILGIFIPLIVTNCVIIARAEAFASKNTPAASILDGLMMGLGFTAVLLVLGGLREAIGQGTLFANAHLMFGEIGHSMTITLIEDYRGFLLAVLPPGAFMLLGFMIAIKNVIDAKRRRMASAIVVTAPAEA from the coding sequence ATGTCACAGACACGTAAAATTATTAATGACGGTTTATGGACCAACAACCCCGCCCTGGTACAAGTCCTCGGCTTGTGTCCTCTACTCGCCGTGTCATCCACTGTTATCAATGCGCTGGGCATGGGTTTGGCCACAATCTTAACGCTGGTTGCATCGAATTTGACCGTATCCTTAATTCGCAATCAAATACGTCCTGAGATTCGTATTCCTATCTTTGTCTTAATCATCGCTGCGGTAGTCACCACCATCGAATTGTCAATGAATGCCTTTTTCCATGAACTCTATTTGATATTGGGTATTTTCATCCCCTTGATTGTAACCAATTGCGTCATCATCGCCCGCGCCGAAGCCTTCGCTTCGAAAAATACCCCTGCGGCATCTATCCTCGATGGTTTAATGATGGGCCTGGGTTTTACCGCCGTACTGCTCGTTCTCGGCGGACTACGTGAAGCAATTGGTCAAGGCACCTTGTTCGCCAACGCTCATTTAATGTTTGGCGAAATAGGCCACAGCATGACGATCACCTTGATTGAAGACTACCGCGGTTTCTTGTTAGCTGTATTGCCACCGGGTGCCTTTATGCTGCTTGGCTTTATGATTGCCATTAAAAACGTTATCGATGCCAAGCGTAGGCGTATGGCTAGTGCTATCGTTGTCACTGCACCTGCCGAAGCCTAG